In Myxococcus stipitatus, a single window of DNA contains:
- a CDS encoding carboxylesterase/lipase family protein, producing the protein MAGEKSRVVTTREGQVEGALVEGVLVFKGIPYAKPPVGSRRWKAPEPMDPWTGVRPALEYGAAPPQNRQACIETGGGDPGKMSEDCLYLNVWTPRAEAGAKLPVVFWIHGGAFVLGAGHLPSYQGGPLAAKDVVLVTFNYRLGHLGFFAHPALERENPNGPVNFGLLDQIAALEWVNRNIAQFGGDPGNVTVMGESAGAKSVLALYASPLVKDKQYFRRGVALSSYVLNELPREEAVARGALFANDLGLTGDEVTMEQLRALPGDDFWMRSPGTVISPSSVVGDPVLPRTIRAAFRDDQAAKLPLIVGNTSYDSSVAVAFGINPKDIIDRLGNLAGLVRPFYPDVTDDEALGRRVCTDFVFAVVPRLVGDHLSRHAPVYRCFFDYTAVRLRPEYPHGVPHGLDVPWFLFTEDICPPNGGKLEEEDRQFARRLQTHLLQFFRDGNPGSSEQLTWEPHVSTRDAALVLGEEVLLAQPYRKDLLGLAALAVGLGLIDNAARPPAGRSSTPPAPFAAATYGRASQGTKAAGGRG; encoded by the coding sequence ATGGCAGGCGAAAAGTCACGGGTGGTCACCACGCGGGAAGGCCAGGTCGAGGGCGCGCTGGTCGAGGGAGTGCTGGTCTTCAAGGGGATTCCATACGCGAAGCCGCCCGTGGGGAGCCGGCGCTGGAAGGCGCCGGAGCCCATGGACCCCTGGACGGGCGTGCGCCCCGCGCTGGAGTACGGGGCCGCGCCGCCGCAGAACCGGCAGGCCTGCATCGAGACCGGCGGTGGCGACCCCGGGAAGATGAGCGAGGACTGCCTGTACCTCAACGTGTGGACGCCCCGGGCGGAGGCGGGCGCGAAGCTGCCGGTCGTCTTCTGGATTCACGGCGGCGCGTTCGTCCTCGGCGCGGGGCACCTGCCGTCGTACCAGGGCGGGCCGCTGGCGGCGAAGGACGTGGTGCTCGTCACCTTCAACTACCGGCTGGGGCACCTGGGCTTCTTCGCGCACCCGGCGCTGGAGCGGGAGAACCCGAACGGTCCGGTGAACTTCGGCCTGCTGGACCAGATCGCCGCGCTGGAGTGGGTGAACCGCAACATCGCCCAGTTCGGCGGGGACCCGGGCAACGTCACCGTGATGGGGGAGTCCGCGGGCGCCAAGAGCGTGCTGGCGCTGTACGCGTCGCCGCTGGTGAAGGACAAGCAGTACTTCCGGCGGGGCGTGGCGCTCAGCTCCTACGTCCTCAACGAGCTGCCGCGGGAGGAGGCGGTGGCGCGCGGCGCCCTCTTCGCCAACGACCTGGGACTGACGGGCGACGAGGTCACCATGGAGCAGCTGCGGGCGCTGCCGGGGGATGACTTCTGGATGCGCTCGCCCGGGACGGTCATCTCGCCCTCCTCCGTGGTGGGGGACCCGGTGCTGCCCCGGACGATTCGCGCCGCGTTCCGCGACGACCAGGCGGCGAAGCTGCCGCTCATCGTGGGCAACACCAGCTACGACTCGAGCGTGGCGGTGGCCTTCGGCATCAACCCCAAGGACATCATCGACCGGTTGGGCAACCTCGCGGGCCTGGTGCGTCCCTTCTACCCGGACGTGACGGACGACGAGGCGCTGGGCCGGCGTGTCTGCACCGACTTCGTGTTCGCCGTGGTGCCCAGGTTGGTGGGGGACCACCTGTCGCGGCACGCGCCGGTGTACCGCTGCTTCTTCGACTACACGGCGGTGCGGCTGCGTCCGGAGTACCCGCACGGCGTGCCGCATGGCCTGGACGTCCCCTGGTTCCTCTTCACCGAGGACATCTGCCCGCCCAACGGGGGCAAGTTGGAGGAGGAGGACCGCCAGTTCGCGCGGCGGTTGCAGACGCACCTGCTCCAGTTCTTCCGTGACGGCAATCCGGGCAGCAGTGAGCAGCTCACGTGGGAGCCCCACGTCAGCACCCGCGACGCCGCGCTCGTGCTGGGCGAGGAGGTCCTGCTGGCGCAGCCCTACCGGAAGGACCTGCTGGGGCTCGCGGCGCTCGCGGTGGGGCTGGGCCTCATCGACAACGCCGCGCGCCCGCCCGCGGGACGCAGCTCCACGCCGCCAGCCCCGTTCGCCGCGGCCACCTACGGCCGGGCGAGCCAGGGCACGAAGGCGGCCGGTGGCCGGGGCTGA
- a CDS encoding ABC transporter permease, whose product MNVLGMQTLFVKEVRRFMRVPGQTVLSPLISTTLYFIVFGYSISSRIHTVEGSPYLHFIVPGLVFLGIANNAFLNSSSSLFITKIQGTVVDLLVAPLGPGELMAGFIGGAMVRGLVVGGLTWAVATLFTGFSLEHAWVAAYFLLVSSYVFSVLGMLAAVWAEKFEQINFFPTFVMLPLTFLGGVFYSVRELPAPWNTISLFNPMVYMVEGLRYGMLGRSMYSPLYGGGILLGVALAATAVTYFVLRSGYKMKA is encoded by the coding sequence ATGAACGTCCTCGGGATGCAGACGCTGTTCGTGAAGGAGGTCCGGCGCTTCATGCGCGTGCCGGGACAGACCGTCCTCTCACCGCTCATCAGCACCACGCTGTACTTCATCGTCTTCGGCTACTCCATCTCCAGCCGCATCCACACGGTGGAGGGCTCGCCCTACCTGCACTTCATCGTGCCGGGCCTGGTGTTCCTGGGCATCGCCAACAACGCCTTCCTCAACAGCTCCTCGTCGCTGTTCATCACCAAGATTCAGGGCACGGTGGTGGACCTGCTGGTGGCGCCGCTGGGGCCCGGCGAGCTGATGGCGGGCTTCATCGGCGGCGCCATGGTGCGCGGGCTCGTGGTGGGCGGCCTCACCTGGGCCGTGGCCACGCTGTTCACGGGCTTCAGCCTGGAGCACGCCTGGGTGGCCGCCTACTTCCTGCTCGTCTCGTCCTACGTCTTCAGCGTGCTGGGCATGCTCGCCGCCGTGTGGGCGGAGAAGTTCGAGCAGATCAACTTCTTCCCCACCTTCGTCATGCTGCCGCTGACGTTCCTGGGCGGCGTCTTCTATTCGGTCCGGGAGCTGCCCGCGCCGTGGAACACCATCAGCCTCTTCAACCCCATGGTCTACATGGTGGAGGGGCTGCGGTACGGGATGCTCGGCCGCAGCATGTATTCGCCGCTGTACGGAGGAGGCATCCTCCTGGGCGTCGCCCTGGCGGCCACCGCCGTCACCTATTTCGTGCTCCGCAGCGGCTACAAGATGAAGGCCTGA
- a CDS encoding ABC transporter ATP-binding protein, whose product MSTPALELQGLTKRYGSFTALQQMDLTIRAGEIFALLGPNGAGKTTMIGSVCGLVKKTAGTIRIFGKDLDQDPVGPRYEVGLVPQEINFDPFFSVSESLHIQQGYYGQKRDEARVDEVLAALNLSNKKDALTRALSGGMKRRLLIAKALVHKPRLVFLDEPTAGVDVELRRDLWTYVRKLASEGTTIVLTTHYLEEAEELADRVGIINEGRLLMVEDKTTLLRRFGEKRLVVTFDTPQTTVTDAARRFSARLSEDGRTLTYVEREGAAPGGDLLRALYAEGLPISDVETRRSRLEDVLLEVLRGKSQPHAA is encoded by the coding sequence ATGTCGACGCCCGCCCTCGAGCTCCAGGGACTCACCAAGCGGTACGGTTCGTTCACCGCGTTGCAGCAGATGGACCTGACCATCCGCGCGGGCGAAATCTTCGCGCTGCTGGGGCCCAACGGCGCGGGCAAGACGACGATGATTGGCAGCGTGTGCGGCCTGGTGAAGAAGACGGCCGGCACCATCCGCATCTTCGGCAAGGACCTGGACCAGGACCCGGTGGGCCCGCGCTACGAGGTGGGCCTCGTCCCGCAGGAGATCAACTTCGACCCGTTCTTCAGCGTGTCGGAGTCGCTGCACATCCAGCAGGGCTACTACGGCCAGAAGCGGGACGAGGCGCGCGTGGACGAAGTGCTCGCCGCGCTCAACCTGTCCAACAAGAAGGACGCGCTGACGCGCGCGCTGTCGGGCGGCATGAAGCGCCGGCTGCTCATCGCCAAGGCGCTGGTGCACAAGCCCCGGCTCGTCTTCCTGGACGAACCCACCGCGGGCGTGGACGTGGAGCTGCGCCGGGACTTGTGGACGTACGTGCGCAAGCTCGCCTCGGAGGGGACGACCATCGTCCTCACCACGCACTACCTGGAAGAGGCCGAGGAGCTGGCGGACCGCGTGGGCATCATCAACGAGGGCCGGCTGCTGATGGTGGAGGACAAGACCACGCTCCTGCGCCGCTTCGGCGAGAAGCGCCTGGTCGTCACCTTCGACACGCCCCAGACCACCGTGACGGACGCCGCGCGCCGCTTCTCCGCCCGGCTGTCGGAGGACGGCCGCACGCTCACCTACGTGGAGCGCGAGGGCGCCGCGCCCGGGGGAGACCTGCTGCGCGCGCTGTACGCGGAAGGGCTGCCCATCTCCGACGTGGAGACGCGGCGCTCGCGCCTGGAGGACGTGCTCCTCGAGGTCCTCCGCGGCAAGTCCCAGCCCCACGCCGCCTGA
- a CDS encoding carboxypeptidase-like regulatory domain-containing protein translates to MFTLGVSLFAVGCGRESPGREVEAPVPVAVARAAKNDGAEVHNHVYVQAWGTGWPGRVYLPNVELWVRDVATGVDSAHVRSDAHGFFGVPRQPAGTYRLCWSAPGFVSGCQSTTFTLGDETYVMPEHLPLVPRLSLLWGRVLLRGGAVPFARRPALGVAVGATVRVSNPTTGGVVATEAPVNAQGYYAVGDVPVGTWSVVAQVEGEQVSGSLTMGTAPAQRDLTFRNAPPVLRAPVAWRGARALRRALPGEVLTLNATVSDPDGDALTWRWVASAGSGVVEGSGPQAQWKVPTAQGRYSVWAIVSDRRGGVATRELRLSNQGPIAYFGGTVVNVEGKPVAGARVTINNEVSEETNAEGGFLTGVTEADRYVVNIRAAGYQLLSRVMLDERPTGVYSLVPAQRFTVDPRKEVTLSARVGSGKLPPVRLTLQADSLVDEAGKPATEPLDVWLAPVDLADPVGRMPGDLAALDREGQWVTLTSFGAMEVNVLDAEGRRYNLRQGLPARVAFPLDPRQDQRPESMPLWFYKEEAGVWVEEGTFKLSDDAYVAEVPHFSVFNADIVSTGADCMRVHIDTARLPVPLSVRISIPGAGTPTVYTTTFDAALNAVTRLPANTPITFEVLDSNGDVINTATVTPLSGPGNASTNDLSVPYPYAVCTSDVTLTLGVPLPATPDFLNHYGDGSAADAAAYYAAIDPGNAKLTLAAWKTANGFGSDDAQAYYFNNGDLGFGRSMHMKRSGANRAFYVTNHSSVDLAIVGVTPLATVAMEYSPHPTLPGGPYTKFYVFDGAGNRVDRANLDGGGDKYIPHLCNVCHGGDPFTVDARGDTNARFIPFDLDSYRYSTLESPIGSGIFPWSRPNQEVQFKDLNKAVLETNPTPTIQELVQGWYGGVALPNPTQNSSYVQPNWAAAGRSNAYLQAQGPACRACHGTREGQLSWRYWSLAGAANDFQERTSIYFAVCSPFRRMPHARRTYQNFWLSTSPHQPNVLANAGIAGWTPADPCPQ, encoded by the coding sequence GTGTTCACTTTGGGTGTGTCTCTGTTCGCGGTGGGCTGCGGCCGGGAGTCGCCAGGACGGGAGGTGGAAGCGCCGGTGCCGGTGGCGGTGGCGCGAGCGGCGAAGAACGACGGCGCGGAGGTGCACAACCACGTCTACGTGCAGGCCTGGGGTACGGGGTGGCCGGGGCGCGTGTACCTGCCGAACGTCGAGCTGTGGGTTCGCGACGTCGCCACGGGCGTGGACAGCGCGCATGTGCGGTCGGACGCGCACGGCTTCTTCGGCGTGCCGCGCCAGCCAGCGGGAACGTACCGGCTGTGCTGGAGCGCGCCGGGCTTCGTCAGCGGCTGCCAGTCGACGACGTTCACGTTGGGGGACGAGACGTACGTGATGCCGGAGCACCTGCCGCTGGTGCCGCGGCTCTCGCTGCTGTGGGGCCGGGTGTTGTTGCGCGGGGGCGCGGTGCCGTTCGCCCGGCGGCCCGCGCTGGGCGTGGCCGTGGGCGCGACGGTGCGCGTGTCGAACCCGACCACCGGTGGCGTCGTGGCCACGGAGGCCCCGGTCAACGCGCAGGGGTACTACGCGGTGGGCGACGTGCCCGTGGGGACGTGGAGCGTGGTGGCGCAGGTGGAGGGCGAGCAGGTCTCGGGCTCGCTGACGATGGGCACCGCCCCCGCGCAGCGCGACCTGACGTTCCGCAACGCGCCGCCCGTGCTGCGCGCGCCGGTGGCGTGGCGTGGCGCGCGGGCGCTGCGCCGCGCGTTGCCCGGGGAGGTGCTGACGTTGAACGCCACGGTGAGCGACCCGGATGGGGACGCGTTGACGTGGCGGTGGGTGGCCTCCGCGGGCTCCGGCGTGGTCGAGGGCTCGGGGCCGCAGGCGCAGTGGAAGGTGCCGACCGCGCAAGGGCGGTACAGCGTGTGGGCCATCGTCTCCGACCGGCGCGGGGGCGTGGCGACCCGCGAGCTGCGGCTGAGCAACCAGGGGCCCATCGCGTACTTCGGCGGCACCGTGGTGAACGTGGAGGGCAAGCCGGTGGCGGGCGCGCGCGTCACCATCAACAACGAGGTCTCGGAGGAGACCAACGCGGAAGGGGGCTTCCTCACGGGGGTGACGGAGGCGGACCGCTACGTCGTCAACATCCGCGCGGCGGGCTACCAGCTGTTGTCCCGCGTGATGCTCGATGAGCGCCCCACGGGCGTCTACTCGCTGGTGCCCGCGCAGCGCTTCACCGTGGACCCGCGCAAGGAGGTCACCCTGTCCGCGAGGGTGGGCTCGGGAAAGCTGCCGCCGGTGCGACTGACGCTCCAGGCCGACTCGCTGGTGGACGAGGCGGGGAAGCCCGCCACCGAGCCCCTGGACGTGTGGCTGGCGCCGGTGGACCTGGCGGACCCGGTGGGGCGCATGCCGGGTGACCTGGCCGCGCTGGACCGCGAGGGCCAGTGGGTGACGCTGACGAGCTTCGGCGCCATGGAGGTCAACGTCCTCGACGCGGAGGGCCGCCGCTACAACCTGCGGCAGGGCCTGCCGGCGCGCGTGGCCTTCCCGCTCGACCCCAGGCAGGACCAGCGGCCGGAGAGCATGCCGCTGTGGTTCTACAAGGAAGAGGCCGGCGTCTGGGTGGAGGAGGGGACCTTCAAGCTGTCCGACGACGCGTACGTGGCCGAGGTGCCCCACTTCTCCGTGTTCAACGCGGACATCGTCTCCACCGGCGCGGACTGCATGCGCGTGCACATCGACACCGCGCGGCTTCCCGTGCCGCTGTCGGTGCGCATCTCCATCCCCGGCGCGGGCACGCCCACCGTGTACACCACCACGTTCGACGCGGCGCTCAACGCGGTGACGCGCCTGCCGGCCAACACCCCCATCACGTTCGAGGTGCTCGACTCGAACGGCGACGTCATCAACACCGCCACCGTCACCCCGCTCTCGGGGCCCGGCAACGCCAGCACCAACGACCTGTCCGTGCCCTATCCCTACGCCGTCTGCACGTCCGACGTGACGTTGACGCTGGGGGTGCCGCTGCCCGCCACGCCCGACTTCCTGAACCACTACGGCGACGGGAGCGCGGCGGACGCGGCGGCGTACTACGCGGCCATCGACCCGGGGAACGCGAAGCTGACGCTCGCGGCGTGGAAGACGGCCAATGGCTTCGGCTCGGACGACGCCCAGGCCTACTACTTCAACAACGGCGACCTGGGCTTCGGCCGCAGCATGCACATGAAGCGCTCCGGCGCGAACCGGGCCTTCTACGTCACCAACCACTCCAGCGTGGACCTGGCCATCGTCGGCGTGACGCCGCTCGCCACCGTGGCCATGGAGTACAGCCCCCACCCCACGCTGCCCGGCGGGCCTTACACCAAGTTCTATGTCTTCGACGGCGCCGGCAACCGCGTGGACCGGGCCAACCTGGACGGCGGCGGCGACAAGTACATCCCCCACCTGTGCAACGTCTGCCACGGCGGCGACCCGTTCACCGTCGACGCGCGCGGCGACACCAACGCCCGCTTCATCCCCTTCGACCTGGACAGCTATCGCTACTCCACCCTGGAGTCGCCCATTGGCAGCGGCATCTTCCCGTGGTCGCGCCCCAACCAGGAGGTCCAGTTCAAGGACCTGAACAAGGCGGTGCTGGAGACCAACCCCACCCCCACCATCCAGGAGCTGGTCCAGGGCTGGTATGGCGGCGTCGCGTTGCCCAACCCCACGCAGAACTCCTCCTACGTCCAGCCCAACTGGGCCGCGGCGGGCAGGAGCAACGCGTACCTCCAGGCGCAGGGCCCCGCCTGCCGCGCGTGTCACGGCACCCGGGAGGGGCAGCTGAGCTGGCGGTACTGGAGCCTGGCGGGCGCGGCCAACGACTTCCAGGAGCGCACCAGCATCTACTTCGCCGTGTGCTCTCCCTTCCGGCGCATGCCGCACGCCCGGCGGACGTACCAGAACTTCTGGTTGAGCACCTCGCCCCACCAGCCCAACGTCCTGGCCAACGCCGGCATCGCCGGGTGGACGCCGGCGGACCCCTGCCCGCAGTGA
- the ettA gene encoding energy-dependent translational throttle protein EttA produces the protein MAQNFIFTMQDLRKVKNGKEILKGIYLSFFPGAKIGVIGPNGSGKSTLLRIMAGVDTEFFGVAKPDPGAKVGYLPQEPQLDPSLDVKGNVELGLKEIRASLDRFNEVSAKFAEPMSDAEMEKLLAEQGRLQDAIDAVNGWELDRTIEMAMDALRLPPGDADVTKLSGGEKRRVALCRILLEKPDLLLLDEPTNHLDAESVAWLEQALKEYKGTIVCITHDRYFLDNAAEWILELDRGEGVPWKGNYSSWLDQKQKRLELEEKAESHRQKTLKRELDWVRQSPKARQAKSKARINAYEELLNQTQEKRDATGEVIIPPGPRLGGLVVEAKGLRKAYGDRLLIDDLNFKLPPGGIVGVIGPNGAGKTTLFRMMTGAEKPDAGELRIGDTVVMAYVDQSRDALNGDNSVFQEVSGGLDHLDLGRAGQVPSRAYLAGFAFKGQDQQKRVKDLSGGERNRVHLAKMLKSGGNLLLLDEPTNDLDVETLRSLEDALLGFAGCAVVISHDRWFLDRIATHILAFEGDSKAFFFEGNFQDYEADKKKRLGPDALEPHRIRYRPISKN, from the coding sequence ATGGCCCAGAATTTCATCTTCACGATGCAGGACCTGCGCAAGGTCAAGAATGGCAAGGAGATCCTCAAGGGCATCTACCTGTCGTTCTTCCCGGGCGCGAAGATTGGCGTCATCGGTCCCAACGGCTCCGGCAAGTCGACGCTCCTGCGCATCATGGCGGGGGTGGACACGGAGTTCTTCGGGGTGGCGAAGCCGGACCCGGGCGCCAAGGTGGGCTATCTGCCCCAGGAGCCTCAGCTCGACCCCTCGCTGGACGTGAAGGGGAACGTGGAGCTGGGCCTGAAGGAGATTCGCGCCTCGCTGGACCGCTTCAACGAGGTGAGCGCGAAGTTCGCCGAGCCCATGAGCGACGCGGAGATGGAGAAGCTGCTGGCGGAGCAGGGCCGGCTGCAGGACGCCATCGACGCGGTGAACGGCTGGGAGCTGGACCGCACCATCGAGATGGCCATGGACGCGCTGCGCCTGCCCCCGGGCGACGCGGACGTGACGAAGCTGTCCGGCGGTGAGAAGCGCCGCGTGGCGCTGTGCCGCATCCTGCTGGAGAAGCCGGACCTGCTCTTGCTCGACGAGCCCACCAACCACCTGGACGCGGAGAGCGTCGCGTGGCTGGAGCAGGCGCTCAAGGAGTACAAGGGCACCATCGTCTGCATCACCCACGACCGCTACTTCCTCGACAACGCGGCGGAGTGGATCCTGGAGCTGGACCGCGGCGAGGGCGTGCCCTGGAAGGGCAACTACTCCAGCTGGCTGGACCAGAAGCAGAAGCGCCTGGAGCTGGAGGAGAAGGCGGAGAGCCACCGGCAGAAGACGCTCAAGCGCGAGCTGGACTGGGTGCGCCAGTCGCCCAAGGCCCGTCAGGCCAAGAGCAAGGCGCGCATCAACGCGTACGAGGAGCTGCTCAACCAGACGCAGGAGAAGCGCGACGCCACCGGCGAGGTCATCATCCCGCCCGGCCCCCGCCTGGGTGGGCTGGTGGTGGAGGCCAAGGGCCTGCGCAAGGCGTACGGCGACCGGCTGCTCATCGACGACCTGAACTTCAAGCTGCCCCCGGGCGGCATCGTGGGCGTCATCGGCCCCAACGGCGCGGGCAAGACGACGCTGTTCCGCATGATGACCGGCGCGGAGAAGCCGGACGCGGGCGAGCTGCGCATCGGCGACACGGTGGTGATGGCCTACGTCGACCAGAGCCGCGACGCGCTCAACGGCGACAACAGCGTGTTCCAGGAGGTCAGCGGCGGACTGGACCACCTGGACCTGGGCCGCGCCGGTCAGGTGCCCAGCCGCGCGTACCTCGCGGGCTTCGCCTTCAAGGGCCAGGACCAGCAGAAGCGCGTGAAGGACCTGTCCGGTGGTGAGCGCAACCGCGTGCACCTGGCGAAGATGCTCAAGAGCGGCGGCAACCTGCTGCTGCTCGACGAGCCCACCAACGACCTGGACGTGGAGACGCTGCGCAGCCTGGAGGACGCGCTGCTCGGCTTCGCCGGCTGCGCGGTGGTCATCAGCCACGACCGCTGGTTCCTCGACCGCATCGCCACGCACATCCTCGCGTTCGAGGGCGACAGCAAGGCCTTCTTCTTCGAGGGCAACTTCCAGGACTACGAGGCGGACAAGAAGAAGCGCCTGGGCCCCGACGCCCTGGAGCCGCACCGCATCCGCTACCGCCCCATCTCCAAGAACTAG
- a CDS encoding TetR/AcrR family transcriptional regulator: MGATAYNVVSMVPRQRAAVLATAREVFARRGFTEASLHDIAQEAGLSLERVLGYFKNKRELFDKVVEDVWAEVLSDLEAAVWEAGPPQERVRTFIAVRQGMAERMLRELRVTPEALVDLLPRLEPLLAGPRARELALLEAILEDGKVSGTFSLRDTRAAARTLAASLQHVECVTVRLCLTTRRPMASP; this comes from the coding sequence ATGGGCGCGACCGCGTACAACGTCGTGTCGATGGTCCCCCGGCAACGCGCCGCCGTGCTCGCGACGGCCCGCGAGGTCTTCGCGCGGAGGGGCTTCACCGAGGCGTCGCTGCACGACATCGCCCAGGAGGCGGGGCTGTCGTTGGAGCGGGTTCTCGGCTACTTCAAGAACAAGCGGGAGCTGTTCGACAAGGTGGTGGAGGACGTCTGGGCGGAGGTGCTCTCGGACCTCGAGGCCGCCGTCTGGGAGGCGGGCCCGCCGCAGGAGCGGGTACGGACCTTCATCGCCGTGCGCCAGGGGATGGCGGAGCGGATGCTGCGCGAGCTGCGTGTCACGCCAGAGGCGCTGGTGGACCTGCTTCCGCGCCTGGAGCCACTGCTCGCGGGCCCGCGCGCTCGGGAGCTGGCCTTGCTGGAGGCCATCCTGGAGGACGGGAAGGTGAGCGGAACCTTCTCCCTCCGGGACACGCGGGCCGCCGCGCGGACCCTGGCGGCCAGCCTCCAGCACGTCGAATGCGTCACGGTGCGCCTCTGCCTCACGACCCGCCGTCCGATGGCGTCTCCGTGA
- a CDS encoding SMI1/KNR4 family protein — protein MHQLLDEIAAHHYPNPPATQARVEAFEAHSGWHLDEDLRAFYLRCDGATLFRPFPHEKFRILRLDEIRRARVELRGKDDDSMGAASWWTLVYLGDSDFNLVDVARPGGPHPILDAFHETYPRLVEVIAPSFRVWLERTLQSENQLWWLPG, from the coding sequence ATGCACCAGCTCCTGGACGAAATCGCGGCGCACCACTACCCGAATCCCCCCGCGACCCAGGCGCGAGTCGAGGCGTTCGAGGCCCACTCCGGGTGGCATCTGGATGAGGACTTGCGCGCGTTCTACCTGCGCTGCGACGGCGCGACCCTCTTCCGCCCCTTCCCTCACGAGAAGTTCCGCATCCTGCGGCTCGATGAAATCCGCCGGGCCCGGGTGGAGCTGCGCGGCAAGGACGACGACTCGATGGGAGCGGCATCCTGGTGGACGCTCGTCTACCTCGGGGACTCCGACTTCAACCTGGTGGATGTGGCACGGCCCGGGGGCCCCCATCCCATCCTCGACGCCTTTCACGAAACCTATCCGCGGCTGGTCGAGGTCATCGCCCCATCGTTCCGCGTGTGGCTGGAGCGCACGTTGCAATCCGAGAATCAGCTCTGGTGGTTGCCCGGCTGA
- a CDS encoding serine/threonine protein kinase has translation MAVPFGKYELLRKIASGGMGQVFLAREHGTGFERLVVLKLILPHLAEDDEFLSMFLDEAGLVARLTHPNLITILDLTQIEGRHCLAMEYVQGDDVRRLDKFARAQNKPLSVGLILRVIADAAAGLHYAHQARDPQGRPMHLVHRDVSPQNILVGFDGGVKVIDFGVAKAATSSANTATGVLKGKYPYMSPEQAGGLPMDARSDQFALGVVMWELLTGKRLFKGDSDLMTLRLVKDCQVPKPSQLNPKLPPGLDEVVLKALAPTPEERYPDCGAFRLALEDYALNLRLPSSSAHLSAHLRDLYAERIATETDPAKLDQLAEDADLDSRSNSSLSGVPGGPGQRTVPSRVQPKSGGSGTGARQQGGALVSDRTRGTAPLDRMAEPAGRRIPLVPVVAAGAGLLLAAGALVALRGPAGATPLPTQPVAQPVHVEREQPTAPPPAPTRPTPPPVEEEGQTVALAVVTSPAGATVSIDGAARGVTPMTLQLEKGAPNVAVTLELTGYEPVTREVSAADDELRLELRRQQGGSARPPSGTGTKRPGSSSQQGGNLGIKTGR, from the coding sequence ATGGCGGTTCCATTCGGTAAGTACGAGTTGTTGCGGAAGATTGCGTCCGGCGGAATGGGTCAGGTCTTCCTGGCCCGTGAGCACGGCACGGGATTCGAGCGGCTGGTCGTCCTGAAGCTCATCCTGCCGCACCTCGCCGAGGACGACGAGTTCCTCTCGATGTTCCTGGACGAGGCGGGGTTGGTGGCGCGGCTGACGCACCCCAACCTCATCACGATTCTCGACCTGACGCAGATAGAAGGCCGGCACTGCCTGGCCATGGAGTACGTCCAGGGCGACGACGTGCGGCGGCTCGACAAGTTCGCGCGGGCGCAGAACAAGCCGCTGTCGGTGGGCTTGATTCTGCGCGTCATCGCGGACGCGGCGGCGGGGCTCCACTACGCGCACCAGGCCCGCGACCCGCAGGGCCGGCCCATGCACCTGGTGCACCGGGACGTCTCGCCGCAGAACATCCTCGTCGGCTTCGACGGCGGGGTGAAGGTCATCGACTTCGGCGTGGCGAAGGCGGCCACCAGCAGCGCCAACACGGCCACGGGCGTGCTGAAGGGGAAGTACCCCTATATGTCGCCCGAACAGGCGGGCGGGCTGCCCATGGACGCGCGCAGCGACCAGTTCGCGCTGGGCGTGGTGATGTGGGAGCTGTTGACGGGCAAGCGGCTGTTCAAGGGTGACTCGGACCTGATGACGCTGCGGCTGGTGAAGGACTGCCAGGTGCCGAAGCCGTCGCAGCTCAACCCGAAGCTGCCGCCCGGCCTGGACGAGGTGGTGCTCAAGGCGTTGGCGCCCACGCCGGAGGAGCGCTACCCGGACTGCGGCGCGTTCCGCCTGGCGTTGGAGGACTACGCGTTGAACCTGCGGCTGCCGTCGAGCAGCGCGCACCTGTCCGCGCACCTGCGGGACCTGTACGCCGAGCGCATCGCCACGGAGACGGACCCGGCGAAGCTGGACCAGCTGGCGGAGGACGCGGACCTGGACTCGCGCTCCAACTCCTCGTTGAGCGGGGTGCCGGGTGGGCCGGGGCAGCGCACGGTGCCCTCGCGGGTGCAGCCCAAGAGCGGCGGCTCGGGGACGGGCGCGCGGCAGCAGGGCGGAGCGCTGGTGAGCGACCGGACGCGTGGCACCGCGCCGCTGGACCGAATGGCGGAGCCGGCGGGACGGCGCATCCCCCTGGTGCCCGTGGTGGCGGCGGGCGCGGGCCTGCTGCTGGCGGCGGGGGCGCTCGTCGCGCTGCGCGGCCCGGCGGGCGCGACGCCGCTGCCCACGCAGCCCGTGGCGCAGCCGGTCCACGTGGAGCGGGAGCAGCCCACCGCGCCGCCTCCGGCGCCCACGCGGCCCACCCCGCCTCCGGTGGAGGAGGAGGGCCAGACGGTGGCGCTGGCGGTCGTCACGAGTCCGGCCGGCGCCACGGTGAGCATCGACGGCGCGGCGCGGGGCGTGACGCCCATGACGCTGCAGCTGGAGAAGGGCGCGCCCAACGTGGCGGTGACGCTGGAGCTCACCGGCTACGAGCCGGTGACGCGCGAGGTGTCCGCGGCCGACGACGAGCTGCGCCTGGAGCTGCGGCGCCAGCAGGGCGGGAGCGCCAGGCCCCCGTCCGGCACGGGCACGAAGCGGCCCGGCTCCTCGTCGCAGCAGGGCGGCAACCTGGGCATCAAGACGGGCCGCTGA